One window of the Salvia miltiorrhiza cultivar Shanhuang (shh) chromosome 6, IMPLAD_Smil_shh, whole genome shotgun sequence genome contains the following:
- the LOC130988879 gene encoding zinc finger CCCH domain-containing protein 14-like: protein MDTRKRGRAEFANGGGFKKSKPEMDSLSSGIGSKSKPCTKFFSTSGCPFGENCHFLHFVPGGYNAVAQMMNLAPAPTPRAGGGPMHAQNGSAPGAVKTKVCNKFKSEGGCKFGDKCHFAHGEWELGKPIAPSHEDPRGGGGGGAMPGRFGGGRMEPHVPGPAASFGASATAKISVDASLAGAVIGKGGVNSKQICRQTGAKLSIRDHETDPNLRNIELEGTFEQIQQASAMVRELIVSIGPGGGPGKGFGGGGGPASTGSNFKTKLCENFTKGSCTFGERCHFAHGAAELRKTG from the exons AAATGGACTCCTTATCAAGTGGTATAGGGAGCAAATCGAAGCCATGCACGAAGTTTTTCAG CACTTCTGGTTGTCCCTTTGGCGAGAATTGCCATTTCCTGCACTTTGTTCCTGGTGGCTACAATGCTGTTGCTCAGATGATGAACTTGGCCCCCGCTCCGACCCCGAGAGCAGGCGGAGGTCCCATGCATGCCCAGAATGGTTCTGCTCCGGGTGCCGTTAAAACCAAAGTATGCAACAAATTCAAAAGTGAAGGAGGCTGCAAATTTGGAGACAAATGCCACTTCGCACACGGGGAATGGGAGCTCGGTAAACCCATTGCACCGTCTCATGAGGATCcccgtggtggtggtggtggtggagctATGCCCGGCAGGTTTGGCGGTGGCCGAATGGAGCCACATGTACCGGGGCCTGCAGCCAGCTTTGGCGCATCAGCCACTGCCAAGATCAGTGTGGATGCTTCCCTAGCTGGCGCTGTCATTGGGAAAGGAGGAGTGAACTCGAAGCAGATATGCAGGCAAACGGGGGCCAAGCTATCGATCAGAGACCACGAGACAGATCCGAATCTCAGAAACATTGAGCTTGAAGGTACATTTGAACAAATTCAGCAAGCGAGTGCGATGGTGAGGGAGCTGATCGTGAGCATCGGGCCAGGGGGAGGGCCTGGCAAGGGCTTCGGGGGAGGTGGGGGACCGGCTTCCACTGGTAGCAACTTCAAGACGAAGCTATGTGAGAATTTCACCAAAGGGTCGTGCACGTTTGGGGAGAGATGCCATTTCGCACATGGGGCAGCCGAGCTGCGGAAAACGGGCTAA